TTTTCTTTGTACAGCTTGTTTACTTCCGTCAGCACGTCCTTGGTCAGATCCATGGACTGGTCGGCATAGAGCACGCCGCCGGCGGTCACGTCCACCACAAAGTTAAAGCCCTTGGCGCGGGCCACTTCATAGGTGGCGCTGAAGACCAGGGTGACCATGTCCTGACGCAGCTTGACTTCTTCCTGCTCCACTTTGCGCAGAAAGTTGCGGGTCTTCTGGTCCAGATCCTGCTTTGCGCGAATAAAGTCCAGCTTTTTTTCTTCACTGGCTTTAGGATTTTTGAGGGCTTCGGCCTTTTTCTTGAGGGCTTCGCCCTGCTTTTCCAGGGCGGCACGCTCTTTGCCGAATTTGCTTTCCATTTGTTTTTTGGCCGCCTGGGCGGGTTCGCTCTGGGTGGCCACGGTCTGCATGTCGACGACGCCGATCTTCACCGCGGGCACGGCTGAGCTGTCAGCCGCATGGGCCGTTCCCATCAGGAACAGGCAGGCCATAACAGCCAGTGAGAACACCTTGCGCATGAATTTCTCCTTCCCCCGAAACTGATTTTATTGTGAAGCCCGGTATGGTTGCACGTGAGCCTTGGCGGCAAAGAAAAATCGGACTGTTTTCCCGCGCGAGGGCGCACGATGGAAAGACCTGCCTCACATAGCACTGGCCCCTTGCGGCGTCAAGAAATTCTCTGCCGTACGTCGCCGCAGCAGTTGGTCGCGATAGGCCAGCACGCCTTCGGCCAGGCCTTCGGCCAGGGCCAGACGGTATTTGGGGTTTTTGAGGTTGCGCGCCTCGTCCGCGTGGGTGCAGTAGCCAAGCTCCACCAGCACGGCGGGCATCTGCGCGCCCAGCAGCACATGGAACGGAGCGGATTTGACGCCGTTGTCCCGTACGCGGAACGTCCGTTTCTGCAGGCGAAAAAGCGCCATCTGCTGCACCTGCCGGGCCAGCTTGCGCGATTCCTGCACCCTGGCGTTGAGCATAACATCGGCCAGCACCTTTTGCATATCGCCCAGGCTGTGATCGCTCTGGGCATTTTCCAGCGCGGCCACACGCGCCGCTTCGGGGTCGGCGGCCAAGTCCAGATAATAGGTTTCAAAGCCGCAGACCCGGGCGTCCGTATTGGCGTTGACGTGGATGGAAATAAACAGATCCGCCCGCGCGGCATTGGCCATGTCTGTGCGCTGCCGCAGGCTGAGGCCCTTATCCTCCGTGCGGCTGTAGACCACCTCAAGGCCATTGGCTTCCAGCAATCGGCCCAGAGTCTTGGCCACGTCCAGCGTAATGACGCGCTCCAGCACGCCGTTGTGGCTGGTGCCGGGGTCGCGGCCCCCGTGTCCGGCGTCGATGAATACCCGGCGCACGGTCAGCCCCAGCTGTCGGGCCATGTCGTTGACGTGCCGGGGCCGGGAAGCGGAAGCCACGGCGGTGGCGGCGGGGGTCGGGCCATTGTTTTGCGGGGTCTGGGCCACGTCTGCGGCCGGTGTGGTAAGTCTGGCGCGCAGGCTGGCGGCAGCAGGGCGCATATCGCCCCGGGCGTAGGACGTGTCCAGCCGGTCCAGCAGAGCCAGGGCCGCGGCGGTGTCGTCCAGGGGACCGGCCGCCAGGGCAGCCGCGCTCAGCAGAGCGTCGTCGGCCAGGGCGCTGCGCGGAAATTCTTTGGCCAGGGCCAGATACAGATCGCGGGCCAGACGGTATTCGGCGCTCAAATGGGAGCAGCCGGCCAGGGCCTCCTGGCTCTGCGCCGCGCGGAACAGCGCGCCGGGAGCCACGGCCCAGGTTTTGCGGCTGAGGTAAACGCGCAGAAAGTCGTCGCGCAGGTCCTCCCACGGCTGCCGCCAGCAGGAGCGCGTTTTGTCGGCCTTGAGTCGGGTCATGGCCGCCTTGGCGGCGGCATAGCGCCCCTGCAGGCCTTTCTGCGGCCAGGGCTTGAGTTTGGCCGTAGTCTGCGCCAATGCGGCCGTGGCCGCCTGTTCGGAATCCTGTTGGGCAAACGCCTGCGGGGCGGGATCTGGCGGTGTGGCCGGGGCCGACGGCGTAGCGGATTGCGCCGCGGGGGGCGTGCTCCGGGACTCGGCCGGAGCGGCTGCGGCGTCCACGTCCGGTGCGGCGTTCGCGGCGGCCGCCTGCCGGGCCTCA
This is a stretch of genomic DNA from Desulfovibrio legallii. It encodes these proteins:
- a CDS encoding OmpH family outer membrane protein, with protein sequence MRKVFSLAVMACLFLMGTAHAADSSAVPAVKIGVVDMQTVATQSEPAQAAKKQMESKFGKERAALEKQGEALKKKAEALKNPKASEEKKLDFIRAKQDLDQKTRNFLRKVEQEEVKLRQDMVTLVFSATYEVARAKGFNFVVDVTAGGVLYADQSMDLTKDVLTEVNKLYKEKSDGKDAKK
- a CDS encoding N-acetylmuramoyl-L-alanine amidase, which gives rise to MARKNKNLRRTEKTSRKAVLTRLLPPLVFLLALCLLVVCFYDSGYTSLPPTAQRYDTAKADIQALLQDSRRVNQREPWEKLAAEFQDIYKADPAWPNRPAALFRAAECLEDLARRSFARSDAQKAVTVYTAVADRHAASRLADDALFRAARLSAAWLKDDAGALTLLARLKSQYPRGDMLPQALALEKALRASAEGRTAPEARQAAAANAAPDVDAAAAPAESRSTPPAAQSATPSAPATPPDPAPQAFAQQDSEQAATAALAQTTAKLKPWPQKGLQGRYAAAKAAMTRLKADKTRSCWRQPWEDLRDDFLRVYLSRKTWAVAPGALFRAAQSQEALAGCSHLSAEYRLARDLYLALAKEFPRSALADDALLSAAALAAGPLDDTAAALALLDRLDTSYARGDMRPAAASLRARLTTPAADVAQTPQNNGPTPAATAVASASRPRHVNDMARQLGLTVRRVFIDAGHGGRDPGTSHNGVLERVITLDVAKTLGRLLEANGLEVVYSRTEDKGLSLRQRTDMANAARADLFISIHVNANTDARVCGFETYYLDLAADPEAARVAALENAQSDHSLGDMQKVLADVMLNARVQESRKLARQVQQMALFRLQKRTFRVRDNGVKSAPFHVLLGAQMPAVLVELGYCTHADEARNLKNPKYRLALAEGLAEGVLAYRDQLLRRRTAENFLTPQGASAM